The genomic region TTTTTTATTTGCTAAATATAATTTTTCAAAAAAGCAAAAAATAACAAAAGATTTTGGTAAGAAATTACAGGATATTTTAAAATATCCATTTGATGAGAAAGTTATGTCAGATAAATTATATAAACTTTTTCATGATTATTTTAATTATGATTTTACGAGTATTTTAAAATCAGAAATTTATTGGGAAGTTATGCTTGAGTTTTATAAAGCATATATACCGTATGAAAATTTTACCAATTATTTTTGGACGCTACAGTCGATGCTTTTGCCTTTTTTAAATTCAATGACAGTAGATTTTCCAAAATGCGATATTTATCATACAATAACTACTGGTTATGCGGGTATATCTGCTATTATGAATGGAATAAAAAATAATACGCCTGTAATATTGACGGAGCATGGTATATACCATAGGGAAAGACAATTAGAAGTATTAAAAGCTGGATGGATAAAAGATGAATATAGATTGGCATGGATTAAGCTATTTAATACAATTAGTTCTTTGGTATATAAAGGATCAAAAAAAATTACAACATTGTTTTCTAAAAATCAAATATTTGAAAAAGAATTATGTGACGATGAATCTAAAATGTATGTAATACCAAATGGAATTGATTATGAAAAATTTTCAAAATTAGAATATAGAAAAGAAAAAGAACCTTATGTAGTTGGATTAGTTGGAAGAGTTGTTGAAATTAAGGATATAAAAACAGCAATTAAAGCTGCAAAAATGGTGAAAGAGAAAATACCGCATTTTAAATTGCTTATAATAGGGCCTACAGATGAAGAACCAGAATATTATAAAGAATGTCAGGAAATGATAAATATATTCAGACTTGAGGATACAATAGAATTTACTGGAAAAGTAAATGTTTTGGAGTATTATCCAAAACTAAACGTGTTGTTATTATCCAGCGTTAGTGAAGGGCAACCACTTGTGATTCTAGAAGCATTTGCAGTGGGGATTCCAGTGGTAACTACTGATGTTGGAGCATGTTCAGAAATGATACATGGTTCAAAAGAAGATATTATAGGAGAAGCGGGAATAGTTGTAAAACCTAAAGATTTTGTTGGATTAGCAAATGGTATGATAAAATTATATGAGGATGATGAGTTTAGATATAATGCATCAAAAATAGCTAAAATTCGTGTGGAAAAAAGATATAAACTTGAACAGATGATAAAAAATTATCGTGACTTGTATCTTTCGGTGGTGAAATAAATTGGCTGGAGTTGGTTTTAGATTAAATAAAATGTTCCATAAAGGTGGTGTATCTACAGATTTATTAGCTATTGCCTATTCTGTGGTGGTTTCATCTGGCCCATGGATAATTACAACGATCTCTTTATGGATAATATTAAATTTTTTTAAAATTACAAATCTTTATTTTAATATAGCTATAGTATATTCTTTTGTATTTTCTATAATAATTTCAGGATTATTTATTATGTTTGAATCAAGGCGAATCTCTGATCTGATTTATATGAAACAGTATAAAAAAATTATACCAGAAGTGATGGGAATGCTGGTATATGCTATTTTATTTACAATTCTATTTTTACTTGTGTTTTTTCTATTCAACAAACATGAATTATGGTTTGTTTTATCCTTTGCCTATTTGTTCATTTCTTTATTAACATTGTGGATAATTTCTATAGCTTCTGTTTCTACAGATGCAGTAAATTGGTATATAATGGCATATTTGATTATGGGGTTTTTCTCTATAATACTTTCTAATTATTTTGGATCTGAGAATAATCCATTGGGATATATTTTGGGATATGCGTTTGGGGTTAATATTGGGACGTTCGTTCATTATATGATAACTTTAATTTATTTTGGAACTGAAATGAATATAACTTTCGAATGGATGAAAGAGATAAAGAAGTATTGGCAAAATATTTTTATAGGATTTACATATTATTTGGCATTGTGGATTGATGATTTTATCACATGGCATTCTAAGAATTTTGGAGAAATTCCATTAAAAGGTTTTCATTTTTCTTTTATTTATGATAGTCCGATGTTCTTAGCTTACCTGACAATAATTCCTACAGCTACAATGTTTATACTGGTTTTGGAAACAAGATTTTATAAAACATATAAATTATTTTATGATTCACTTATAGAAGGTTATAACTATTCCGAAATTCTTATTAGACAAAAAAATATGGAAAAGGAATTAAAATTCGATATAAATTTAACAGTAAGAGTTCAGATAATTATTACCCTTATATTATTTTTTTTGAATGAAATGAATTTATTACCTTTTGTGTCAGAAATGTTTAAACCAGTTTTAAGACTTGGATTGATTGGTGCTATGATGAATTCGTTTTACTTAATGATTATGTTGTTACTTTTATATTTTGATTTTAGAAATATAGCTTTATATTTGAATATAGGCGTTTTTTTGATAAATTTTCTTTTAAGTATAATATTTATTAATAAATTTGGGTATTATACATTAGGAGCAAGTTATTCCTTTGCATTTGCAATAGGGACTTTTATAGGCTATAAAATATTAATTAAAAATGTTCAAAACTTAATTAAAATAGAATATTATAGACAAAAATTAGCAGTTGAAGAAGGTTTTTACATTAAATATAGTGATATAAAAAAAATAATGGGGGAAGAGAGATGAAAAAAAATATTTTGATTTTCTTGATATTTCTTATGACAATAACTTTATTTGGGCAAAAGGATTTATTATTATTGTATAAAAAATCAGAACAATATGGAGAATTTATGTTTAAATACCATATAATACCTATTTTAGAAAAATATCATATAAATTATGAACTAAAAAATATAGAAGATATGAACTATTATAGGATTGATAATAGTAAATATTTTGGTGTTATTACATGGTATTATTCTCCAAATTTAAAAAATTCACATTTATATTTAAGGCAATTATCGAGTTTTGTAGAAAATGGTGGTTTTTTCTTTTTCTTTAATAATTTAGGTGTAACATCAGACATTAGAGAAATAAATAATTTATTAAATAAAATCGGAATTCATTATATGTATGGATATCGTGAATTAAAAAATTACACAGTTAATTATAAAAAAGAGTATTTTTTAACTAGTCCACCAACTTCATTAAAAGAACCTGTTGAAAGATATGTTGTTTTTGGTAATAATGATGAAATTTTATTATCCTATAAAGCAAATAATAACATGGAATATCCTATGATAATATTATCAAAAAATGGTGGTGGTGCAATATTTGGAAGTTTTATAAATGAGAAAGGTGATATTATTTTAAATATTGAGAAAATAATATCAAGTTTAATTAATCAAAAAGTTGGTATTGAGGATAAGGTTTTAATTATAAAAACAAAGTTTGATAATATGCAATATTTAAAATCACAGCAAGAATTGTATAAAATATTTGAATATGCAAAGATAAATTATGAATCTATTAATGTAAATGAATTTTATAACCTGTCTTTAATAGATTTAATCCCATATAAATATATTATATGGGATACAGATGCCGAATATGTTGAAACTCGAACAATAAAAAATTTTATTGAAAATGGAGGAACTTTTATATTTACAACACTCCTTTCCAATACACCATGGAAAGAAGGAATAAAAAATGAATCTATTAGTATATCTAAAATAATATTTGTAAAAGATTTATTTCCTATTGGGAATATGAAAAATGGAGAAAGCATCATTGAAAGATATTTTAATATCTCTTTTAATATAGACCTTTCTAAGGAAAATATAGTTTTAGCTTATTTAGGTGGTAATGATATAAAAGTTCCAGCAATATGGTATAAAAAAGTAGATTCTGGATATATGGGGTATATATATCCGGGAATTATTGTGAAAGAATTAAGAGGGTTAATTTTACAATCAATTTTAGAAATGCAGGATGTTTCAATTGCTGGTATATTAAATTCATTCATTTTTTATATAGATGATTTTCCTTTACCTTCATATAATGTAAAAAAAGCAAAAGTTGATAATAAAATGATTACAGATGATGAATATTATTACAATATATGGTGGCCATCTATAAAAGTATTTGCTGAAGAATATAATATAAAATATACGTTTGTTACGCCATTGAGTTATAATGGTTCAAGTACTCCGCCTTTTGAATTTACAGAGTTTTTTGTCAGTAAGAACAATAATCCTTATAAAGCTATGAGGGAAATTGATAAATCCGATTTTGAGCTTGGACTTCATGGGTATAATCATAATTCCTTAACTAAGGATAGATGGGCCAATCCTGAAAATATTATATCAAGTTTGAATGCGGCGAAAAGATTTATAAGTGAAATACTTGGGCACCCTGTAGTTATAAGCAGTTATGTGGCACCAAACAATATTATAGATGAATTTGGAGCAAAAAATTTATTAAAAGCAATACCAACAATAAAAACAATAGGTACATCATATGAAGGGAAAAATGAATTTTCTGAATATAGAATCACAAATAATTTTGTGGTGGTTATTCCACGATCGACATATGGTTATTATCCTTTAAAAAGAATATATTTATCAACTATAAATACCTTGGCGAATTTTGGAACATTTCAACATTTTATACATCCAGATGATTTATTTGCAACAGATAGAAATCCTGAGAATAGATCATGGGATGAAATGTATAATAATTTGAGAACATTTTATGATACAATAAAACAGAAGTTCCCATGGTTAAGAAATCAAACGGCTTCTGAAGCGTATCCATATTTTTTTGATTATTTAATTCAGACTGTAAAATATTATTGGAAAAATAACGGATTAAATGTGATATTA from Marinitoga aeolica harbors:
- the pelF gene encoding GT4 family glycosyltransferase PelF; its protein translation is MRVGIIFEGTYPYVTGGVSSWGNTLIKNMKDVEFCIIQIGDVPKIRIPKYTFSENVVDYFEYFLFAKYNFSKKQKITKDFGKKLQDILKYPFDEKVMSDKLYKLFHDYFNYDFTSILKSEIYWEVMLEFYKAYIPYENFTNYFWTLQSMLLPFLNSMTVDFPKCDIYHTITTGYAGISAIMNGIKNNTPVILTEHGIYHRERQLEVLKAGWIKDEYRLAWIKLFNTISSLVYKGSKKITTLFSKNQIFEKELCDDESKMYVIPNGIDYEKFSKLEYRKEKEPYVVGLVGRVVEIKDIKTAIKAAKMVKEKIPHFKLLIIGPTDEEPEYYKECQEMINIFRLEDTIEFTGKVNVLEYYPKLNVLLLSSVSEGQPLVILEAFAVGIPVVTTDVGACSEMIHGSKEDIIGEAGIVVKPKDFVGLANGMIKLYEDDEFRYNASKIAKIRVEKRYKLEQMIKNYRDLYLSVVK
- the pelG gene encoding exopolysaccharide Pel transporter PelG yields the protein MAGVGFRLNKMFHKGGVSTDLLAIAYSVVVSSGPWIITTISLWIILNFFKITNLYFNIAIVYSFVFSIIISGLFIMFESRRISDLIYMKQYKKIIPEVMGMLVYAILFTILFLLVFFLFNKHELWFVLSFAYLFISLLTLWIISIASVSTDAVNWYIMAYLIMGFFSIILSNYFGSENNPLGYILGYAFGVNIGTFVHYMITLIYFGTEMNITFEWMKEIKKYWQNIFIGFTYYLALWIDDFITWHSKNFGEIPLKGFHFSFIYDSPMFLAYLTIIPTATMFILVLETRFYKTYKLFYDSLIEGYNYSEILIRQKNMEKELKFDINLTVRVQIIITLILFFLNEMNLLPFVSEMFKPVLRLGLIGAMMNSFYLMIMLLLLYFDFRNIALYLNIGVFLINFLLSIIFINKFGYYTLGASYSFAFAIGTFIGYKILIKNVQNLIKIEYYRQKLAVEEGFYIKYSDIKKIMGEER
- a CDS encoding DUF2194 domain-containing protein, whose protein sequence is MKKNILIFLIFLMTITLFGQKDLLLLYKKSEQYGEFMFKYHIIPILEKYHINYELKNIEDMNYYRIDNSKYFGVITWYYSPNLKNSHLYLRQLSSFVENGGFFFFFNNLGVTSDIREINNLLNKIGIHYMYGYRELKNYTVNYKKEYFLTSPPTSLKEPVERYVVFGNNDEILLSYKANNNMEYPMIILSKNGGGAIFGSFINEKGDIILNIEKIISSLINQKVGIEDKVLIIKTKFDNMQYLKSQQELYKIFEYAKINYESINVNEFYNLSLIDLIPYKYIIWDTDAEYVETRTIKNFIENGGTFIFTTLLSNTPWKEGIKNESISISKIIFVKDLFPIGNMKNGESIIERYFNISFNIDLSKENIVLAYLGGNDIKVPAIWYKKVDSGYMGYIYPGIIVKELRGLILQSILEMQDVSIAGILNSFIFYIDDFPLPSYNVKKAKVDNKMITDDEYYYNIWWPSIKVFAEEYNIKYTFVTPLSYNGSSTPPFEFTEFFVSKNNNPYKAMREIDKSDFELGLHGYNHNSLTKDRWANPENIISSLNAAKRFISEILGHPVVISSYVAPNNIIDEFGAKNLLKAIPTIKTIGTSYEGKNEFSEYRITNNFVVVIPRSTYGYYPLKRIYLSTINTLANFGTFQHFIHPDDLFATDRNPENRSWDEMYNNLRTFYDTIKQKFPWLRNQTASEAYPYFFDYLIQTVKYYWKNNGLNVILPDSTIFPKYFMIKSKKIIKKVNGGKIVKYYRENRLYIIEMNKSIMHIDFMDVRK